The following are from one region of the Rhipicephalus microplus isolate Deutch F79 chromosome 1, USDA_Rmic, whole genome shotgun sequence genome:
- the LOC119177869 gene encoding uncharacterized protein LOC119177869, which produces MKCLILLLALSAVIAVVTAGYGYGHGYGGYGGYGGYGGYGGYGGYGGYGGYGGYGHGGYGGYGGYGGYGGYGGYGGYGGYGGYGGYGGYGGYGGYGHGGYGGYGHGYKLISYGHGYHG; this is translated from the coding sequence ATATTGTTGCTTGCCCTCTCGGCCGTAATTGCCGTTGTCACGGCTGGCTATGGCTACGGACATGGCTATGGTGGCTACGGCGGATACGGAGGCTACGGTGGATACGGAGGCTACGGTGGATACGGTGGATATGGCGGCTACGGAGGTTATGGCCATGGTGGATATGGAGGCTATGGTGGATATGGCGGCTATGGTGGTTATGGCGGTTACGGAGGATACGGCGGCTACGGAGGATATGGTGGTTATGGCGGCTACGGTGGCTACGGAGGATACGGTCATGGTGGATACGGCGGCTACGGGCATGGATACAAGCTCATCAGCTACGGACACGGCTACCATGGATAG